The Girardinichthys multiradiatus isolate DD_20200921_A chromosome 9, DD_fGirMul_XY1, whole genome shotgun sequence genome segment TAGCGGGACTCAGCTGGGATGAGGAGCAATGTGGGACTGAAAGAGTCTCTGTGCCTCGGGAAAAGCTTTGGGTTCCAGATATCCACATCTCAGAGTTGTAAGTCTAAaccatttttattctttagagGGTTTTGTATTGAAAATGTAACTCTTATACATTTAATAACTATCATTTTATAACTTTATTTCACTAATTTTgtattgtaaagaaaaatatgaatcaaaatgtttttaaaacaagaaacacCTTGATAGTATCCTTAACAAAACAAGTTATTGTGTCTTTCTGTTCTTTATTTCAGCATGGATGAAGACAAATCTCCTTATATGCCATATGTTTACCTACACAACACAGGTCGTGTTTATGATGATAAACCAGTTAGAGTGGTCAGCTCCTGCAAGTTAGAAATCTATAATTTTCCCTTTGATATCCAAACTTGTTCACTGACATTTGGGTCATATTTACACTTTGGTGAGACAACATTTCTATGAAAAAATCATGTGTTTCTTTATTATACAATATTTAGATCTTAAAACAAGTTTATAATTTTTTACTGATGAAACATTATATGTTTAAATTATATGTGGACTTTGAATAAATGCTGATATGATTGACTAGCAAACTGTGAAAATGATTGTTTCTCAAGCTTCGGAAATACGGATGTTTCCTGGGAAGACAGAAGAACAGATTCTCAATGAGACCAAAGGCGTGCTGGAGACGAACGGGGAGTGGGACCTCTTCAACATAACCGTGGTCCCTTCCAGGCTAGTGTTGGATTCAGGAAACTACTCTGAGATCAAATTTCAAGTCAGTTTGATTTTTCATCTTCATATTTTTGAATATATGTTCATTCTTCTGCGAAAATATGTGCATATTAAAAATGTAGTCCCAGTAGGTTCAGTATCAACATCAATCTTCCTGTAATATgactgtttatttaaaacaagaacaacTATATCTATATTCCTAAAATTGATTCTGTTGGATTATTTCATttagttttgggttttttatttttttctttgagaaaaaagtaTCTTATTTACTATAGTATAGTACTACTATAGTATAGTGTGGTATGGTATGGTGCGGCACAGCGCAGCACAGCACAGTATAGtgctgtggctcagtaggaagagtagttgtcttgcaatcagaaggttgtgggtttgattccagctttctcctgccatatgttgatgtgcccctgagcaatgcacttaacctcaagttgcctactgatctgtgtattggtCTATGaatgtgagtgtgattgggtgaatgtggctctagtgtaaagtgctttgagtggtctgtatgactggaaaggtgctatataagttcagtccatttaccatttatagtATAGCACGGTTGGGTATGGTACAGTATAGTACACTGTACAAGCTTCACTGAGTTTCAGTTTTCTTACTGTGTGTCATCAACAGCTGATCCTACGCCGCAGACCAACTCTTTATGTGGTGAACCTCCTGGTCCCCAGCTGCTTCCTTGTCACTGTGGATCTTTTCAGTTTCCTGCTGCCTCCTCAGGGTGTAGATAGATCCTCCTTCAAGATGACCCTGATTCTCGGCTACACCGTCTTCCTGCTTATCATGAACGACTTGCTGCCGGTCACAGGAGACACGACACCCCTGATCAGTAAGTCACACCTTAGAGTTGGTGTGTCTTCAATTCTGCATACAGTACAGCTAAATTGTCACTTTAAAAGGTGAATTCCAGCTACAGCTGCAAGGACATCCATAAATATTGGACAACAGCAGACACAAAAGTACAGGCAACATGTAAGCAAGGGTataagaaaaccaaactgaGGAGGTGAAAATGACTGGCTTGTTGTCTCACAATTTATCCATGTTTCTACTGAAGGACATGCCACTTCAACAGCAATGTTAGCACAGGCATCACATGTTCATTAAATTTAAATGCTGGAAGTATCGATCTAAGTAGAACGtagtcagtgactttgtttattTTGGGCTATGCACTGTGTGTGAAAAACACAACCCCAACTGTACACAAGGAGATGAGTAGCAGGTTTATCAGGTTTTAATCTAAACATTGTTTCCTGATCAGGATTCTGACTTAGATGGAAATGAATACCAACATACAAAGAGAAGTATCATGTATCCTCCAGTAAAATCTGATATTTAACCCACAATCTCCTTCTTGAGGATTAACAAAGTCTGATTTAATAACTTAGTCTAGTTTCAATTGCTCTGATGTTTCCTACAGATGTGTTCTTCTCCATCAGCCTGGCTCTGATGGTGGCCAGTCTTCTGGAGACCGTGTTCATAACAAACATCCAGTTCAGCTCCAGCCAGTACAGTGCTGTGCCTCACTGGCTCAGGGTACTGGTGTTACGTTATCTCGCTGTTGTCGTATGTATGCCTCCAAAGGAGAAGAGTGACAGAGTTACTGTCTACCTCAACCCAACAAACAAAGGTAAAGAAGAAATGTGGCAAACCTTATATTGGGTGGTTAGAGGAAGTTTAGAATTTGAACGAATCATTTAAGGattttttattgtcataccaGCTCACATTGACATGTTAGAGTACGAAATTCAGACTCAGGTCTCAGTTAAGAAGCCTAACGTTTAAAAGGAAAGCTAAGTATAACATACAAAGCTAAAtcttacaataaataaaaatctgtaaaatatatGCAGCCaagagcaaaaaataaatatacacagTTAAATAGTGAAGTTGCAAAATTACTTTTGCAAAGTACTAAATATACACACAAGGTAGTCCTTAAGGTTGTCTCTAAAGTGAGTGATAGATTAAATGCAAGTTACATGAAAATGCTCTGAAAagattttttcaaaatttttcaaAACTGATTTCTTGTTGTCCGTCTCTTTCAAGCACGTGAAGATT includes the following:
- the LOC124873913 gene encoding 5-hydroxytryptamine receptor 3A-like, producing the protein MSCVAVLNCTSPTPNSLFTELEKHLFSKNLIPPVANFSQTLNVTISFTVVGILGVDAKAQTLTTFLWQVLQWDIAGLSWDEEQCGTERVSVPREKLWVPDIHISEFMDEDKSPYMPYVYLHNTGRVYDDKPVRVVSSCKLEIYNFPFDIQTCSLTFGSYLHFGETTFL
- the LOC124873239 gene encoding 5-hydroxytryptamine receptor 3A-like, translated to MIVSQASEIRMFPGKTEEQILNETKGVLETNGEWDLFNITVVPSRLVLDSGNYSEIKFQLILRRRPTLYVVNLLVPSCFLVTVDLFSFLLPPQGVDRSSFKMTLILGYTVFLLIMNDLLPVTGDTTPLINVFFSISLALMVASLLETVFITNIQFSSSQYSAVPHWLRVLVLRYLAVVVCMPPKEKSDRVTVYLNPTNKGISPDSTINKSSISITENQGISTDPQPVKAPTRPAAPPEPALEELRKLSRDLTAIRLQVDKHFQGSKTAEEWQMIGIVIDRLLFGLYILFILASFVTITGIWILNNMYAA